The candidate division WOR-3 bacterium genome segment CCAAAAAAATTGGCATTCAATCCTATCCCAATACCCCTTTTATGACACAATCCATAAGAGGATACTCCTCAATCTTATTGTAAATTGGTCCCTCCGGGGTTAAAGTGCTCTTAAAGAGAATAACCCTATCCACCAGAAATTCCTCACTCTCGTATCTTCTCTCCCAAAGGTCAATCTCTTTAAGAGATCCCTTTGCCCGAGCGATGGTGAGGTGAGGATGGAATTTTTTCTCCTCCGGTTTGAAACCAATCCTTGTTAAACTCTCCACCAAATCCTTCTGCAACTCTTCCACCTCCTTTCCTCCCAAAGGAACTCCGATCCAAATCACCCGGGGATTCCTTAAAGAAGGAAAGGCACCAAAACCGCCTAATCTAATGGGAAAACTCTTTGTCCGCTCCGCAACCTTTTTTATCTCACTCTTTGCCTCTAATAAGAATTTCTCTGAGACCTCCCCTAAGAAGATTAGGGTGATATGGAGATTTTCGGGTGCTACCCAGCGAAAGGGGTATTTCTTTGCTTCATACTCT includes the following:
- the thpR gene encoding RNA 2',3'-cyclic phosphodiesterase gives rise to the protein MIRSFIAISIPEEVKKEISKIVKEYEAKKYPFRWVAPENLHITLIFLGEVSEKFLLEAKSEIKKVAERTKSFPIRLGGFGAFPSLRNPRVIWIGVPLGGKEVEELQKDLVESLTRIGFKPEEKKFHPHLTIARAKGSLKEIDLWERRYESEEFLVDRVILFKSTLTPEGPIYNKIEEYPLMDCVIKGVLG